Proteins from one Mycobacterium sp. EPa45 genomic window:
- a CDS encoding excalibur calcium-binding domain-containing protein encodes MNRSVAVLAASVFGVIAIGVAAPANAQPTVPFKNCTAAKAAGYCDIPTDSPLYTPSQDRDSDGVACEC; translated from the coding sequence ATGAACAGATCTGTCGCTGTGCTGGCCGCGTCGGTTTTCGGCGTCATTGCCATCGGAGTCGCCGCACCCGCGAATGCTCAACCAACGGTGCCGTTCAAGAACTGCACTGCCGCCAAAGCCGCGGGTTATTGCGATATACCGACCGACAGCCCGCTGTACACCCCCAGCCAGGATCGCGACAGCGACGGAGTCGCCTGCGAGTGCTGA
- a CDS encoding TetR/AcrR family transcriptional regulator, which produces MVAKIVSTTAMLLHRHAPEEITTNLIAEKAGISKGSIYQYFENKDQMINAAVEQLAAEQAPAIEEMLRAHTLERPESAMESSIDMLIDFTIANRRLIRYLNERPEHVRTFESVSGLNATLLAMTRLHMTHYRSHYRDELSTSALAWLFFNMAVATTMRYIESDDPISLDELRAGLKFASSGLLAGGRD; this is translated from the coding sequence ATGGTCGCAAAAATCGTCTCGACAACGGCGATGTTGCTGCACCGGCACGCCCCTGAGGAGATCACCACGAATCTGATCGCGGAGAAAGCCGGTATCTCGAAGGGATCGATCTACCAGTACTTCGAGAACAAGGATCAGATGATCAACGCCGCGGTCGAGCAGCTCGCCGCCGAACAGGCCCCGGCGATCGAGGAGATGTTGCGGGCACACACCCTGGAGCGGCCGGAGTCGGCGATGGAGTCGTCGATCGATATGCTCATCGACTTCACGATCGCCAATCGTCGGTTGATCCGCTACCTCAACGAACGTCCTGAGCACGTCCGCACCTTCGAGAGCGTGTCCGGGCTCAACGCCACGCTGCTGGCGATGACCCGACTGCATATGACGCACTATCGAAGCCACTACCGCGACGAGCTGAGCACCAGCGCCCTGGCGTGGTTGTTCTTCAACATGGCCGTGGCAACGACCATGCGCTACATCGAATCCGACGACCCCATCTCCCTGGACGAACTACGCGCCGGCTTGAAGTTCGCGTCCAGCGGGTTGTTGGCCGGCGGCCGCGACTAG
- a CDS encoding OsmC family protein, with the protein MTAENFGAHPTSSEGTVTVTESGTGTYTQQITAGRHQLIADEPKPISEDAGPTPYDLLLAGLGACTSMTIRMYANKKGWPLERVQVSLRHSRIHAEDCAECETTKGWVSHIDRSITLVGDLDDSQRERLLAIAEHCPVHQTLTSEVDIATSLAAFS; encoded by the coding sequence ATGACGGCAGAGAATTTCGGCGCTCACCCCACATCGTCCGAGGGCACGGTTACGGTGACCGAATCCGGCACGGGGACCTATACACAGCAGATCACTGCGGGGCGGCATCAGCTGATCGCGGACGAACCGAAGCCGATCAGCGAGGACGCCGGGCCGACGCCGTACGACCTGCTGTTGGCCGGGCTCGGGGCATGCACGTCGATGACGATTCGGATGTATGCGAACAAGAAGGGCTGGCCGCTCGAGCGGGTCCAGGTGAGCCTGCGGCACTCCCGCATTCACGCCGAAGATTGCGCTGAGTGCGAGACCACGAAGGGCTGGGTCAGCCATATCGATCGGTCCATCACCTTGGTCGGCGACCTCGACGACAGCCAGCGTGAGCGGCTCCTCGCGATCGCCGAGCACTGCCCGGTGCATCAAACGCTGACGTCCGAGGTCGACATCGCGACGTCATTGGCTGCATTCAGCTGA